In Deltaproteobacteria bacterium, the genomic window TGACAAAAAAATTAGTACTCAACATTAACAAGATAAAGACCTTGCGGCGGAGCTGTAATGCCTGCGTCTTTTCGATCCCTCGCCAATAAAATTGACTTCATCTCTTCTGGCAAACGCTTTCCCAAACCAATTTCAACCAATGTCCCCACAATATTGCGAATCATATATTTAAGAAAACCATTTCCGGTGAAAACAAGACAAAGAAAACGACAATTACCATATGGTAACAGGTCCCTAGTGGTAATTTCGACGGACGATAATATCCGCACCGTTGTTCTGACATGACTGAGCGCCCCCTGAAAACTTTTGAAATCGTGTTCGTCGATCAAGTACTTGCTCCCCTCTTCCATGGCGGCAATGTCCAGTTTGGGCCCCACCCACCACGCCCTTTGTCGCCACAGGGGCGAAGCCACCTCTCCTAAATCTAAAATATATTGATACAATTTTGATTTT contains:
- the truA gene encoding tRNA pseudouridine(38-40) synthase TruA translates to MRQIKLTLEYDGTNYAGWQSQINATAIQDVVLSAVEKMTEEKTVLRGASRTDSGVHALAQVACFQTDRDISCDGFLKGLNSLLPEDIRVTSCEEVSPDFHPVRNAKSKLYQYILDLGEVASPLWRQRAWWVGPKLDIAAMEEGSKYLIDEHDFKSFQGALSHVRTTVRILSSVEITTRDLLPYGNCRFLCLVFTGNGFLKYMIRNIVGTLVEIGLGKRLPEEMKSILLARDRKDAGITAPPQGLYLVNVEY